In the genome of Sebastes fasciatus isolate fSebFas1 chromosome 23, fSebFas1.pri, whole genome shotgun sequence, the window CCTCTGATAAAAAGGAATAATGGGCAGCCGGTTATGTGAGGTAAAGAGTGGGTGAGTACATAGCAAACCTAATGGTCAGTggctacagctgataacactGATAGATGGATATTAAAGCACCCAAATAAGGAGAGATGCAGTATGGTTATATTGAAACTGATTTTTATCACAATAGCTGCTCTGATTCACTGGGATTGTTGGACCATAAGTTCTTTTTTAAGCATGCAGAATGAGCCCGATTTAGCTTTACATCAACATGTCAAGTTATCCTCAGTAAGCGTTTTCCGGATAATGTTGTTTCCTTTCCAGAAAACTGCATAAACGGGAACACATCTCAGCTCTtgaaagacatttttcacttgCTAACATCTGATCTGTTTCGGCCCCAGGCTGTTGGTAATGCTGCCCGCCAGTCCCGCTGTATCGTGACCTCTGCGAGCCAGGGTCGTGGAATCTTATCATTAGATAAACATGTAGCTCTCAGTGCTGCCGTTAACTTCCTGGAATGGCAGTTGGCACAAAGTGGCACTCCAGGCTAAAAATACGCTGTCGAGATATACCACAGAACAGGGCAAGATTCAGGGAGGTGTACTTTGGTCTGAGCAAGTCATAATTCCTCCGAGTacagacagatagagggacGGAGAGAAGGCTTTTTACATTCTTTCCTATAAGCACCTACGATCCCAAGCAGTGTCTCAGTCGCCCCATTATCTGCATGTGGAGTTGATCCCCTAACCTGGGCCGTGTTAGTGTTTTGATTTTTGGCTGTGGCTTGTGAATCTGTCTGCTCCACTAGACACTTTGACTGGTAACTAACCACTCATTTGGATGTCTTTCAATTAAAGAAACATTTGGGTGGTAAAATCATGAACATGCTTCTAAAAGTTGTGATTACAGTATTCTCAGTTTGACTCCTAGTTTATGTGCAGGACATTGACAGTTATATATGTCTCCCCGTGCCATTGACCCACTCATGCAGATTTTGGATTGCACTGTGTAGCAGTTGGGAGCTAAAGTCAATGTGAAGGGTGGTTTGCAATTTTCTATTCTCCTGTTATAAGTACTCCTAACGAAGCAGAGCCCAAAGGTGTTGACTTTGGTTTATTTATTGGAGAGCTGAAGATCTTAGTTGAGCAGTAATCTAATAATCAAAGAAcaggcaactattttgattcaagctgcaacgattagttgattagtcgtCAGCTATTGAATTAATcgccaacaattttgataatcgattaatcagtttgagtcatttttttaagaaaagaaagttaaaattctctgattccagcttcttaaatatgaatattttctattttatttcactcctctatAACAGTAAATGGAAtaatttgagttgtggacaaaacaagacatttgaggacgtcatcttgggctttgggaaacactgatcgacatttttcacaattttctgacatttaattaattgaaaataattgtttgttgcagccctaggACATTGATAGTTCTATATGTCTTCCTGTGTCATGGACCCACTCATGCAGATTTTGGATTACACTACATAGCAGTTGGGAGCTAAAGTCAATTCAACGGgtgttttaattttttctatACTACTGTTATATATACTCCTAATGAAGCAGAGCTGAAGATCTCAGTtcaataataatctaataatcaATGAACAGGTAACtatttttgataatcaattaattgcttAAGTAACTTGTAAGCATAAATGCCAAACATTACCTCGTTCCAGTTTCTTGACtatgaagatttgctgctttacttTGTCCTACGTGATAGCTAAGGgaatatgtttcttttttggactgttggtcaaacaAATTGAgtaatttgaagacgtcaccgtGGCCTTTAGAAAAGTGTGATTTCCTTttacaccattttctgacattttatagaccaaatcaTTAATTgtttaatcgagaaaataactgAACATGTTCTGTATCCCACTAGCCACATATACTGCTAACATTCGCACTCCACTCAACATGTCTGTGGCGTTGTGTACGGCAGGTGTATGGACAGTCTTACCTCCTGGTCGGACGTATGTGTATCCCAGGTCTGTCTCTGACACCATCAAGCCTTTGTATCTGACCTCAGGTTCCTCCTCCAGTCTCTCATGTTTGGGTTTCCTCTGAAACAGGCCTCTCAGCATGGCTCCGCTGGGCTCTCAGGACTCTCACAGTCTGCTAGCTATTGAGTCTCTCTTCAACTTAAAGTCGCTCAGATTATTACCTTAAATTGCAGCTCCGTTAATATCTTATCCGCTAGGAATGCCAAAGCTGACGTGACACTTCCTCTGATAAGATTTGTCTTCTTCAGAAGCGAATGATGTACTGATGTGTAAATGTCCCTTTATCCAGGTCAGGTAGGGCACACATACAAGCTGTCAGAGCGGTTGTGGCAATGCCTCCTTAGAACTGGGAATGTACCTGCAGTTAAGCGTCAGGAGGAAGGTGTATCAATAGCGGTAATGTCTTCTTTGATGAGTTTCGGTAGCTGCAGATCTCAATATTTACTCCTCCAATGTCATGAATTCCATTCCTACAAAACCAAGGAAGTGATGGTTCTTCTCAGAAAACAATAATTTCCAAGCATAGATGTGCCGCTGACAAAACGTCCAGCAAactaaatatactgtaaaagaaTATCAACACTGTTCCTCATGACTGATGCAGAGAGCTCTCCCCACAAAGCTGATCACATACTGCAGTACACCTAATCCATCTTGGACCACGCTGCTGCTTACAAATATACGTCTGCATTTCTAACTATACTAAatctaaacaaaacaaacagagtAGTCCCAGTAGGGCAGTTTGGGCAAACAGCCAAACACGGTTACTGTGTTGTCAAAGCGCATTTAATGCGATGTCGCTGCGCAAGTCGAACAAAAACGTATGAATCAGATTTACCCAACAGAGTAGTGTAAGGACAGACAATGACGTGCTGCTTCccagtctttaaaaaaaaattctttttATGCATCCAAGTCCCACTGGAGTCCCGTCAGAGTCACTGTAGGTCTACAGCAGACATCACATGTGCGCCAGTGCTCACTGTTTGGCTCGTTTGTCGTAGAGGGTTTGAGCTAAAGTCCTGGATCACTTCCAAACTTCAGTAGAGGGATAGCTGCTGACGTTTCCAATACTCCTCGTTCAAAATGTAAAGGGATGCCGTCATATTCAGAATCAACATTTCCCAGTTAGTGACCTCTTCTTATAGCAGTCTTAGACGTTGGTCATCCTTGTCAGTGGTGCAGAAGTCCctctgcctttcttcttctcctctctctcagtctccaGTGTGGTTGACTGGAACCCTCTAACTGTCTCTAACTTTCACCCTGAAAGCGTAACCTTCTGGCCACTTCCACTTTAGTGTTGGTGCTATTGGTTGTAGTCCTCCTCCCACTCTGtcgctccctctctcactatctctctctcactcataggtttttttttatcatctggTTGTGTTTTAGACTATACTGGACAATTGTTTTCTTGTCCTCATCATTTTCTTCTATCTTTCCCTTTTAGTGGGAGGCAACATACTGTCGTCTTGTATCTGAAGCATCACAGGTTCCTTCCTCCCATCAATTCACTTCAGCTCgacatttttcattcattgaCAAAACTCAGTGTCTGTTTCCTGACAGCTAAAGAGCTCTCGGAGCTAGATGTTTCTCTCTTGGCGGGCTTGACGATAATCCCCTCTCTAACACACCTCACTTCGTCCTATTTCACATCCGTCACGCTCATATTTTTCCCCTCAATTTTCCAGCTCTCTGACTTTGACTGcgtgtctctccgtctctgtcaaACAGTCTCATCCCCAGTGAGCACTAAGCGGCTCCGGCTCCACCAGACACTCTCCCACTGCAGTTACTTATTTGGTACTGGGCGGATTTTCCCAGGCTCAActgaactctgtgtgtgtgtgtgtgtgtctctgcctctccctccatACTGACCTCAGAGGCTTGTCCAGCCTCATTTGTGGCCAAGTGTATGCTTGTGTAtatttttgtctgtctgtgtgggaatgtgtgtgtttgataggACTGTGGCGGTGACTTTGTCCACCTCGTACAGTAGACGGCACTTTGctctctgttttctgtctctcactcaccTCTTTCCCTTGTTAGAATTGACCTTATCTTTTCTAGAGATCCACtttagaaagtgtgtgtgtgttgaggtgtgagaTGATGTCCTGCTGTGTTGATTAGATTGGGTATCAAACCTCAATACCTTTTTGGTACAGACTGAAATATGTTCCAGTATCAATCACTGTTCAGCACTAAAAGCTGGCATCGAATGCTTGCTCAGATTCATACTCCCTTCATCTTATTTTTTGATCACACAATTTATGATTTAAATCATATGTTTGCTAGTTGTAGTCTGTAttttaaggctgcaactaacgatcgttttcattgtcgattaatctgttaattattagttatttggtctataaaatgtcagaaaatggtgaaaaatgacgatcaTTGTtttccaaaacccaagatgacgtcgtcaaatgtcttgttttgtccacaactcaaagatattcagtttactgtcatagaggaggaaagacaccagaaaatattcacatttaagaagctggaatcagagaattttgagaattttttttcttcaaaaattactcaaaccaattaaacaattatcaaaaaaagttgttgattaatttaatagttgacaactaatcgataaatcgTTACAGCTCTagatttaaatcatatttttgcCAGTTGTAGTATTGTTTTGGTATCAAAATTCCGATACCTCATCGACACTAGCATGGCTCAACAATAAGAATTGTCCGCTTGCAGTAAAATGCCATgtcgggctagtaaatctagcaactcacttgcccaatcaaacattgtttttttcaagagctaatgatggaagtagctgaagagtgagccatctcgctttCCTTTATTGTCTTTGGGCAGTAGATTTCCACCCAACCAGGcaagtgaataaaaaaacaaacagtaacgTTGAACCCTGACTAGTTTTGAAAAATTATACACAATACCTAGAGATATGTTTGAGTGGATAAATGGAAGAAGGTGAACTCTGGGATCTGGACGTTGTTTTAGACCttcactgtttttatttcttgggactaaatttaGTTGCTGGGCAAAATTATGAGTCTCTCCTCACTGACGGGAATTGCTCCCTCTTTCAATATGCTTTTAGGAGCCGGTGCAAAAGAAAATAGTAAAATGAGTCACAGTGTAATGTAATGCGTTGCCTTTTTCCTCCCTTGTTGACCATGTTTATGTAGCTCAGGAGCCTCCAGGGGCCCGTGTTTCACTGTATAATGCCACCGTTGGCTTCTCTTCCCGTTGGGGAATGACTCATTTTAAACCCTGGCTTTAGACCCAGCGGGGCTAATAATAGACCGTTTACATGTCTGCATTGATGTCATAGCAGCAGTTGTACGACAGCACGTCTGCACGTTCATTTGATTGTAAGGGTAAGGCGGATCTGAAAGCTCATTTTGTCGTCTGCTGACCTTACTGGATGGTGCgtctcattttttattattccagCGGCTAacttcacttctctctctctctctctctttgctcctctttgtccctctctttctctctctcccccagtGGTTATCCATGGGATTTGGTTCTACGATAAGGAGGACTGTCAACGCATTGCTCAGAGGATGAAGATGTAAGTGCTTTATGTAACCACGAATTGTATGTATACACCactcaaagaaaacaaattgaTAGTGGGATTTGGTCCACTAAACAGGGACTAGTGAGTTATGGTCCGTCAGCCACTGCGGCTGAGAGAGTTCGTTTCATATCTTAATCTGCACACGACAGAGACGACATGTGTTTATTAATGGATCTGTGTCTGGGGGCTTAGAGTCAACACAGTGACAACCGTAGTATGTTTGAATTTGGCTCCCAGGGTGAGCGATCGTTTCTTTTACtttagtttaaaacatgaattaaagTGGAATACTTTCATCAGGATTTAAGACGAGCATTTTACCTTTACACCTGCCTTGTATGAATCTGTATTTATTCTCACATGGACTCGTTTGTGTGTTTAGTCTTAACCAGCAGGAGCAGACCCTGGCTCAGTCTCAGGGTGGATGGTTGTCcccaggaggaagaggaggagtcgttggaggaggaggagcaggagtagGAGTTGGAGGATTACTTGCAGGAGTACTTGGAGGAgttgttggaggaggaggaggaggaggaggagcaggagtagGAGTTGGAGGATTACTTGCAGGAGTACTTGGAGGAgttgttggaggaggaggaggaggaggtgaagcgAAGGGAGTGGACATCATCAAGATGTTGACCAAAGCACGCACAGAGTATGACAAGGTAGGACAACACCAGACTCTGCTGGCTTTAGGGGAACAATAGAACATTACAgatcaatattttatttgatcGTTTGCATTTCCTCATACTGACCAGTAGGCGGTACAGAAAACGTCTAAgatctccttctcttcttcttttcccccTTTCCATATGTCTCTCTACCTGAAGTCTACGTCAGAGCCAAAGGAGATTGGTGGCAGCAGTGCTCTTTATGCGAACCCCAACCTGATCAAACCAATACCTGTTAAACCGAACACTCAGGTAAAACACCCTCAGCCACTTCCTGTTGCATATCAGGGTTGCATTCAGTACATCGCATTTGCTAGATGAGGCCTTTAGCGATAAAATTGGTGATCTACAGAAAGAGAGGCTATCgaatctagagctgcaacgactaatcgattagttgtcaactattaaattaatccgcaactattttgataatcgattattcagtttgagtaatttttgaagaaaaaaaaagtcaaaattctctgattccagcttcttaaatgtgaatattttctggtttctttacttctctatggctgtaaactgaatatcttttgagttgtggacaaaacaagacatttgaggacgtcatcttgggctttgggaaacactgatttacatttttccccattttcggacagtttatagaccaaacaactaatcgattaatcaagaaaataatcaacagattaatcgacaatgaaaacaatcgttagttgcagccctaatcgaTTCCACAGCACGAGAACAAAGGCAAGGGATCTGCTAAAGTCAAAGTCAAATGGTACTCACAACGAGTAACAGCAAGTGTGAAAGACCTTTGTAGTTAAAAAGCTTTACTTTTTAAATACTTCAGAAATAACCGCACCATAGTTAGTTCCAATagttctctcttctctctgtttgtctcctcCAGGAAAGTGAAAGTGCTGAACCCAAGCCTCTCTCCCTGGCCACTCTTTTTGGCTCTCAACCTCAGCATCACCACTCACCCAAACCCAACCCAGTCTCTCCCATGGCCGCCCCTGTAACGGGGCCCTCACCGGGGCGAGTCGCTCGCCCACCTGTAGCCCGGTCGCTGAAATACGAGGACGCAGTGAACTCTGGCAGGAGTGCGCCCTCCAAGGGAGGGAATGTCGCCATGGTAGCGTGTTCAGATGGAGCGCTCAGGGCTGTGATCGGAGGACAAACGGTCCCAAATGTTGTGGGCTTGCTGCCGAGTCCCACTAGCGCCCAtcatcaacagcagcagcagcagcagcagcagcagaaccagCCTCAGCACTGCCCGGCCATCCAGAAACTCATGCAGGGACAGCGGGGAGTCGGGGTGGTCGGAGGGGTGCTACAGACCGTGTCCGAGTCCCCCGAGAACAGGCTGTGTGACAACGGGGTGCCGCTGGAGCATCaccacctccatcaccacctgtaccaccatcatcagcagcagcagcaccaccttcatcatcatcagcagcagcttcatcatcatcagcagcagcaacagcaacagcttcAAGCTGACCCGATCAAGAGACTTTTCCAAACCCagccacctcctccctcctccaacCCTCTGCCTCTGCAGCAGAACCCCCATCTCCCATCGCAGCTCGTAATGGTGGATTCCGTGTCGTGTTCCCACCTTCAAGCGCAACAACAAAGCCAGCAGCTGTTTTTCAGCCTACCTAAACCTCAACCAGAGGCACAGCACAACAACCAGTCAGCTCCAACTGCACAGGGAACAGGTGGGACATCTTTTATCCTATCAATACGCTATGAATAAGCAGTACTAAATATCTGTACCACATACAAGTTTCacattataaataataagtaaatactattaataatacaacatgttaaataataaataatatccaAAAGATAAGTAACaggtaaaaacacattttcaatgaTATTGTTTCTGCTGTATCAGGTTTGCTGCCATCTCAGGTGACCAATGACCAAGTCCTTCAACCTTTACAAGGTATGATATCAGTTTCCTTCAAATAATTAACAGTCACTTTGTAGTTTCTGTTTTGTGACACAGATTCCAACCTTACTTTTGCACCAATTTCAGTCAAAGTGAACATAAATCTAGTTAAATTTTAGAGAAGCTGTAGAGCCACGCGTTCTATTCATTTTTCATAACGCTTCTCATTTCCTTAAGTTTTGCATTTGTATACAAAATGTATAATTTCACCATAGTATATAATGGCCATTGTAGCCTTCTGTTTCTGCGTTATCTTGGAATCTATAATGTTGTGTGCTTGCCAGTGTTTGGGTGTCTGATTGATGAATATATTGACTATCTATTGTAAAATAGGCCTGAATATATCTGACAAAGCTATGTGAGTTAACCATTTATTTAGTATTCTCACAGGTATTTGACTATTTGTGTATCTATTTATTGCCATTTCTCTATTTAAACTGTAATGTCTCTGCCAAGATGCCTGTTTTTTATCTGCATTAGCTGTTAGAATGATTCTGATCATGCTCTCCTGTCAGGTCTGTCTTCCCAGATGCCTGGCGTGGTGTCGCCTCATGAGCTCCTGGAAAAGCTCCAGCTGGTCCAGCAGGAGCAAGGCCTGGCTTCCCATGATCCCCCTCGACTCACTCCAGGACTGGCCCCTCGGTTCTTGGGGCCCGCTCAAGGTCAAGGTGCAGGACCAGTCCCAAACCAGACCACAGCCACAGCGGGTCAAAAGGCTGCTCTGCAGTTTCAGGTAAGCACTATGGACTCTGTTAGTGGTTGACTTTAACCATTTGGGTTGCTAAAAAGTAGTACTATGTACTATTAAGGAGTATTAATAACTGTCCCTGTGTATTCAGGTCATCTCCCCCCAGCGGATACCAGCCACTGTGGCCCCCAACCTGCTCCTCTCTCCCAGCGTGTTCACTCAGGCAAAGCCTAGTGGCGGGTTGCCAGCGGTTACCCAGGAGAGCTCGACCCTGTCCAGACCCCCGCTGCAAAACGAGATCAGAGGCCTGTCCAGAAGCCAGCTTCAAGCCACACTGCTGCATCTGATCCAGGTAAAACATAATATTACTACGCATTATATGTCCATGGCCTCAGATCATTTCACTTTGtccatttgttgtgtttatggaAAAGCAAGAGTACAAAGCCGGGGTTCCACCAAAAGCTCTACTTTTCAAGGAtttaaaaggttccttcagcccactgttgtctgcgtttccacagcggtctaaagacctgtgaagattaggcaaattttgtccgctgacgtatgaaaaagcaacatgacatgggacgagggctgctagtggtcacagcggtaaacacactctgcagcctgcagttcagtttGCCCGCCCGTTTcatcttaaaaaaacacattggaaaaaaaaaaaaatgtaggttttgtctcactgcgatGATATTTACTGATTCATggtggatgtaatgaatgaaatgcagtggaggaaaatgaaactaagagcgtctgtctccacagtaaatcatctgttgagtgtttgatggttatttatttgtgctttagagcGTAACCGCTGTGAAAAAAATGACAGCACAGTCTCTCTTTTCTCGAtctcatttcttttttctctcttttctcttttaaaaTGAGTCGGGgagccgacagcagagcctaaaatgtacttttaatgttatcaaacggagagaaatgctctcccctcgtcctaaaaagatcctaaatcgatactagagtacttccttttttatgaatgaagcagtaCACGAGTTGAAGCCGTTGAAGCAGCGGTGCTATGTGTGTTTTACCAATCAACGacagtcatccctgcaaactctaAACAGAAAGTTCCTGTAACCCCCCGAACCAGGtccttttttggggggtaaaaaaaGCCCCGTAAAATGTTTCCGAAatttaatttagaccctggttccTGCTGTCGAAACACAATGAGTTCTTTAAatggaaagttcctgcggtgggcTTAAGTgcaacatgcatgcacacaaatgtacagtatgatgATCGTTGCTTGTGTGTTTCAGACTGACAGCTCATTCCTGGACACCATCTATGAAGCCTACATCAGCCGCTTTGCTAACGACTCCAGCAGCATGTACTGATGACTCTTCACACCCTCTTGTCTATACATACACCCTGTCCAGAGCAGCGTGGGCTCATTCTTCAACACCTAATATGGACGTACCACTTCCTCCTACGAATCcaatcacgcacacacacacacacacacactctcactgtaTCTCCTCTGCACTGTGTAACCAGTCAATATGACTCTCTTCACTTCAAGCCAAGTTTCTCTAAtcgcaacaacaacaaaaaaaaagcagttatCCAAAATTATGAATATTTGTTTCAATATCAGGAAACAACTTCTCTCAATCTGAGGACCACAAATTTTTGGCACAAATGTGGCATAACCATACAGTCTTTATCACCTGTGGTTAAGAGGAAATGTAGCCTATACTCTCATTGAAGACAGAATATGCTGCAACCTCACTGTTTTCCCAAGTTTTAATTTagcagtactttttttttttttacccaaatGTAGCagaattttattttacttttatttgttttgttctaATGTGTCGTCTTTACTCCGTCACAGTCGTCCAACACCAGCCAGCCTTCTGCGCTTTAATAAACAAGTCTTCCTAGTCTACAAACTAGTGCTGAAGGATATGCTCTGACTCCACTTaggagatgaaatgaaaaaacatgttaaacatgttttgttttctgtacATTTGGAAATGTATATTTAGATGTTATCAGAGTTTGTTGGATTTAAATTTACAATTGTTTTAAAATTAAGCTCTTACTAGTTTGTTTAAGCGAGTATATTTTACTATCCAAATTcttttaaagttattaaaatgatacCTTGtcattctgatttttttttctattttagttacagtaatattattattattattattattattatgatgatgaagaaTTCAAAATGACATGGTATCCATCTAACTTGAAGTAGCAAGGACAGCACAGGAGCTTGTTAACCTGGGCTACCTCACAGAGAGCTATACTTCGGAGGTGTACCTGTGTTTTTACGTAGCGACAGATTGTCAATTTTAAAGATTAGATAATCCAGTCAGGGTTTTTTATTTCAGAAAACTCATCTTTTAACACACTGAAATATCACTGGAGTTGATTTCGCATTCATTTCCACAGTTCCTGAACATTTTGTCtgccaaacaaaacaatttacaGACATTCCCCTCAGgaataaaactcactttttaTCGATCAAACACTTTGCTATTCCAGTTAAATAAATGATTGGTTGAATGGAGATTTAAAGCAAtaaaaagcagcaaaaaaaagtatataaataCATCCGATAAAAACTGTTTGGAGTTCACGGGCCTGTTCAAAGCAAGTATAGTCGAAAACATgatagaaaatacatttccaaaaTACTGTTTCGCTACACGCACCGCATGAAGTGTCACTCAGTTCCTCACAGAGAAGTCACagtcaataaaaatgtttagttCGATCAGGGTAAGGGGTTTACAGTTTGTGTTTAACTCACATATAGGAAGATTATACAGTAGCAACCAGAGAGTACACAAAACAGCAGCgacaaaataaaaagagaaagtacatttcagaaaaaaaacagaatatttttcACCTATTTTTGTACTCAAGCAAAATATATTGTTCTCATAGTAAAAAGAACCAGCATGTAACATTACAATTAAATGCACATCTAACAGTAAAACTGAATTCTTATACAACATATCTGCAGTTATTTGTCAAATGCcgttttgtttcttttaatatcatccataatcttttttttaaacatggtcatttaaaataatacattggAACGTCAATGG includes:
- the dcp1b gene encoding mRNA-decapping enzyme 1B codes for the protein MTATSAAAGSSSISSCLTAKGLDISLAALQRQDPYINDIVDVASQVALYTYNNRANEWEKTEVEGTLFIYTRLASPRHGFTIMNRLSMENLTEPITKDLDFQLQHPFLLYRNARLVIHGIWFYDKEDCQRIAQRMKILNQQEQTLAQSQGGWLSPGGRGGVVGGGGAGVGVGGLLAGVLGGVVGGGGGGGGAGVGVGGLLAGVLGGVVGGGGGGGEAKGVDIIKMLTKARTEYDKSTSEPKEIGGSSALYANPNLIKPIPVKPNTQESESAEPKPLSLATLFGSQPQHHHSPKPNPVSPMAAPVTGPSPGRVARPPVARSLKYEDAVNSGRSAPSKGGNVAMVACSDGALRAVIGGQTVPNVVGLLPSPTSAHHQQQQQQQQQQNQPQHCPAIQKLMQGQRGVGVVGGVLQTVSESPENRLCDNGVPLEHHHLHHHLYHHHQQQQHHLHHHQQQLHHHQQQQQQQLQADPIKRLFQTQPPPPSSNPLPLQQNPHLPSQLVMVDSVSCSHLQAQQQSQQLFFSLPKPQPEAQHNNQSAPTAQGTGLLPSQVTNDQVLQPLQGLSSQMPGVVSPHELLEKLQLVQQEQGLASHDPPRLTPGLAPRFLGPAQGQGAGPVPNQTTATAGQKAALQFQVISPQRIPATVAPNLLLSPSVFTQAKPSGGLPAVTQESSTLSRPPLQNEIRGLSRSQLQATLLHLIQTDSSFLDTIYEAYISRFANDSSSMY